A single window of Ovis canadensis isolate MfBH-ARS-UI-01 breed Bighorn chromosome 17, ARS-UI_OviCan_v2, whole genome shotgun sequence DNA harbors:
- the LOC138422431 gene encoding zinc finger protein 26 isoform X4 yields MEFSWEEWQLLDSVQKHLYRDVTLENYSNLVSVGYHGTKPDLIFKLEQGEEPWIINLEVSHQSCPDGWEEWHQKNHDEFESVQRSHACNAFGKLHLSKTHISSRQRLLKYKTHGKSLTQNLASATSCLRKNTDQFHGYKESCFIKHQRTHSIEKNCVCNECGKAFRCKSQLIVHLRIHTGERPYECTKCERAFSAKSNLNAHQRVHTGEKPYSCIDCGKVFSFRSQLIVHQEIHTGGKPYGCSECGKAYSWKSQLILHQRSHTGVKPYECSECGKAFSLKSPFVVHQRTHTGVKPHKCSECGKAFRSKSYLLVHIRMHTGEKPYQCSDCGKAFNMKTQLVVHQGIHTGNNPYQCSECGKAFGRKEQLTAHLRAHAGEKPYGCSECGKAFSSKSYLVIHRRTHTGERPYECSFCERAFCGKSQLIIHQRTHSTEKPYECSECEKAYPRKASLQIHQKTHSGEKPFKCSECGKAFTQKSSLSEHQRVHTGEKPWKCSECGKSFCWNSGLRIHRKTHK; encoded by the exons ATGGAGTTCAGCTGGGAAGAGTGGCAGCTGCTTGATTCTGTGCAGAAACACCTGTACCGGGATGTGACTCTGGAAAACTATAGTAACCTGGTGTCTGTAG GGTATCATGGTACCAAACCTGATTTAATCTTCAAGTTGGAGCAAGGAGAAGAGCCATGGATCATAAACTTGGAAGTTTCCCATCAGAGCTGTCCAG acggTTGGGAAGAATGGCACCAGAAAAATCATGATGAATTTGAAAGTGTTCAGAGAAGCCATGCTTGTAATGCATTTGGAAAACTTCATCTGAGCAAAACCCACATTTCTTCAAGACAAAGACTCCTTAAATATAAAACACATGGAAAAAGTTTGACACAAAACTTAGCTTCAGCCACAAGCTGTCTAAGAAAGAATACTGATCAATTTCATGGGTATAAAGAATCATGTTTTATTAAGCATCAAAGAACTCATAGTATAGAAAAAAACTGTGTatgtaatgaatgtgggaaagctTTTCGTTGTAAATCACAGCTCATTGTACATCTCAGAATTCATACAGGAGAGAGACCATATGAGTGCACTAAATGTGAAAGAGCCTTTAGTGCCAAGTCAAACCTCAATGCTCATCAGAGAGTCCACACAGGAGAAAAGCCCTACTCCTGTATCGACTGTGGGAAAGTCTTCTCTTTCAGGTCACAACTCATTGTCCACCAGGAAATTCACACAGGAGGGAAACCTTATGgttgcagtgaatgtgggaaagcctacAGCTGGAAATCACAACTGATATTACACCAGAGAAGCCATACAGGAGTGAAACCATAtgaatgcagtgaatgtgggaaagcctttagtTTGAAGTCACCATTCGTTGTGCACCAGAGAACTCATACGGGAGTGAAACCCCATaaatgcagtgaatgtgggaaagcctttaggAGTAAGTCATACCTCCTTGTTCACATTAGGATGCACACAGGAGAAAAACCCTATCAATGCAGTGACTGTGGCAAAGCCTTCAATATGAAGACACAACTTGTTGTGCATCAGGGAATTCATACAGGAAATAATCCTTACcaatgcagtgaatgtgggaaagcctttggCAGGAAGGAACAGCTCACTGCACATCTGAGAGCTCATGCAGGAGAGAAACCTTACGGATGCAGTGAGTGTGGGAAGGCTTTCAGCAGCAAATCATACCTCGTTATACACAGGCGAACACACACAGGAGAGAGACCCTATGAATGTAGTTTCTGTGAGAGAGCCTTTTGTGGGAAGTCACAGCTAATTATACATCAAAGAACTCACTCAACAGAGAAGCCCTATGAATGCAGCGAATGTGAAAAAGCCTATCCCCGGAAGGCATCACTTCAGATACACCAGAAAACTCATTCAGGAGAAAAACCATTTAAATGCAGTGAGTGTGGGAAAGCATTTACTCAGAAGTCATCTCTCAGTGAACACCAAAGAgttcatacaggagagaaaccatGGAAATGCTCTGAGTGTGGGAAATCCTTCTGTTGGAATTCAGGGCTTCGTATACATCGAAAAACTCACAAGTGA